One genomic region from Streptomyces sp. NBC_00457 encodes:
- a CDS encoding ABC transporter permease translates to MTQPATAAQKDAPTSAAKSAGEQESSRRLGLRWDVRTLSLLGVLAVLVAVGGITAPDEFLATSNLQLVLTQASVIGVVTVGMTFVITSGGIDLSVGAMVALASVWATTVATQEFGFAGILFTAVIVGVGCGLVNGLLIAYGRMVPFIATLAMLASARGLALQITDGSTQVVAVPSVLDLGTKASYVLGIPPLVLIFAAVTVIGWLLLNRTTFGRRTVAVGGNAEAARLAGIDVRRQRLYLYLLSGLCCGIAAFMLIVLAGSGQNTNGNLYELDAIAAAIIGGTLLSGGRGTIVGSVLGVLVFTTITNIFALNNLETAVQQIAKGAIIVAAVLVQRRSLHGGDA, encoded by the coding sequence ATGACGCAGCCGGCCACCGCGGCGCAGAAGGATGCGCCGACGTCTGCCGCCAAGTCCGCGGGAGAGCAGGAAAGTTCGCGCCGACTCGGACTGCGGTGGGACGTGCGCACGCTGTCCTTGCTCGGAGTCCTGGCCGTCCTCGTCGCGGTCGGTGGGATCACCGCACCGGACGAATTCCTGGCGACCAGCAATCTGCAGCTCGTCCTCACCCAGGCGTCCGTGATCGGTGTCGTCACCGTCGGAATGACGTTCGTCATCACCAGCGGTGGGATCGATCTGTCGGTCGGCGCGATGGTGGCGCTCGCCTCGGTGTGGGCGACGACCGTGGCCACGCAGGAGTTCGGCTTCGCGGGCATCCTCTTCACCGCCGTGATCGTCGGTGTGGGCTGCGGGCTGGTGAACGGTCTGCTGATCGCCTACGGCAGGATGGTGCCGTTCATCGCAACGCTGGCCATGCTCGCCTCGGCCCGAGGCCTGGCGTTGCAGATCACGGACGGCAGCACCCAGGTCGTGGCCGTCCCATCGGTGCTCGACCTCGGCACCAAGGCCTCCTACGTCCTCGGCATCCCGCCCCTCGTCCTGATCTTCGCCGCCGTCACCGTCATCGGCTGGCTGCTGCTCAACCGGACCACCTTCGGCCGTCGCACCGTCGCGGTCGGCGGCAACGCGGAAGCGGCACGCCTCGCCGGCATCGACGTCCGCCGACAGCGCCTGTACCTGTACCTGCTGTCCGGACTGTGCTGCGGAATCGCCGCGTTCATGCTGATCGTGCTCGCCGGCTCGGGTCAGAACACCAACGGCAACCTCTACGAGCTGGACGCCATCGCTGCGGCGATCATCGGCGGCACCCTGCTCAGCGGCGGCCGCGGCACCATCGTCGGCTCCGTCCTCGGTGTCCTGGTATTCACCACGATCACCAACATCTTCGCCCTGAACAACCTCGAGACCGCTGTCCAGCAGATCGCGAAGGGCGCCATCATCGTCGCCGCCGTCCTGGTCCAGCGCCGCTCGCTGCACGGCGGCGACGCCTGA
- a CDS encoding sugar ABC transporter ATP-binding protein — MAPQPPLLTMSGITKSFPGVRALDGVDLEVQAGEVHCLLGQNGAGKSTLIKVIAGAHQPDGGEITWQGEPVTFGSPIAAMRLGIATIYQELDLIEGLSVAENVFLGHEPTSAGFVVRGSAARTATAQLLQRLGHSEIDPTRLVGELSAAQQQIVSMARALSHDVRLIVMDEPSAALDPEEVDNLFRIVGDLTAEGVAVIYISHRLEEIRRIGDRVTVLKEGRSVAGGLPAKSTPTHEVVALMTGRNVEYVFPERPEAGFAAEREPVLKVEGLSRRGEFAPVDLELRPGEIVGLAGLVGSGRSEILETIYGARKPDGGRVLVEGTPLRPGSVRAAVRAGIGLAPEERKAQGLLMLESVSSNVSVSTLSRFARAGWIDRRAERAAAHQAVRELSLRPDNPDAAIRTLSGGNQQKAVLARWLLRGCKVLLLDEPTRGVDIGARAELYAVIRRLADEGLAVLLVSSEVPEVLGLADRVLVLREGSVVHTADARELDEHRVLDLVMEGSLTP; from the coding sequence ATGGCACCACAACCACCCCTGCTCACCATGTCCGGCATCACCAAGTCGTTCCCCGGCGTCCGCGCCCTGGACGGTGTGGACCTGGAGGTCCAGGCCGGTGAAGTCCATTGCCTCCTCGGCCAGAACGGCGCCGGCAAGTCCACTTTGATCAAAGTGATCGCCGGAGCCCACCAGCCCGACGGCGGTGAGATCACCTGGCAGGGCGAGCCCGTGACCTTCGGGTCACCGATCGCCGCCATGCGTCTGGGCATCGCCACCATCTACCAGGAACTCGATCTGATCGAGGGGCTGTCCGTCGCCGAGAACGTCTTCCTGGGGCACGAACCCACCTCAGCAGGATTCGTCGTGCGCGGCTCCGCCGCCCGAACAGCGACCGCGCAGTTGCTGCAACGTCTGGGGCACTCGGAGATCGATCCGACGCGACTCGTCGGCGAGCTGTCCGCGGCGCAGCAGCAGATCGTCTCCATGGCCCGCGCGCTGTCCCACGACGTCCGGTTGATCGTGATGGACGAGCCGTCGGCGGCGCTCGACCCCGAAGAGGTGGACAACCTCTTCAGGATCGTGGGCGACCTGACGGCCGAGGGGGTCGCCGTCATCTACATCTCCCACCGTCTTGAGGAGATCCGCCGCATCGGCGACCGGGTCACGGTCCTCAAGGAGGGCCGTTCGGTCGCGGGCGGGCTGCCTGCCAAGTCGACGCCAACCCATGAAGTCGTGGCCCTGATGACCGGGCGGAATGTGGAGTACGTCTTCCCCGAGCGGCCCGAGGCAGGGTTCGCCGCGGAGAGAGAGCCGGTGCTGAAGGTCGAAGGGCTGAGCCGGCGAGGGGAGTTCGCGCCGGTCGATCTGGAGCTGCGGCCCGGAGAGATCGTCGGCCTCGCCGGGCTCGTCGGGTCCGGGCGCAGCGAGATCCTGGAGACGATCTACGGGGCTCGCAAGCCCGACGGCGGTCGTGTCCTCGTCGAAGGCACCCCCTTGCGCCCCGGAAGTGTCCGTGCCGCCGTCCGTGCCGGCATCGGCCTCGCGCCCGAGGAACGCAAGGCACAGGGCCTGCTGATGCTGGAGTCCGTCAGCAGCAACGTGTCGGTCTCCACCCTGTCCCGGTTCGCCCGCGCGGGCTGGATCGACCGGCGTGCCGAGCGAGCCGCGGCGCACCAGGCGGTTCGGGAACTGTCCCTTCGGCCGGACAATCCCGATGCCGCGATCAGGACCCTGTCCGGCGGCAACCAGCAGAAGGCGGTGCTCGCACGCTGGCTCTTGCGAGGCTGCAAGGTGCTGCTGCTGGACGAGCCGACCAGGGGTGTCGACATCGGCGCTCGGGCGGAGCTTTACGCAGTGATTCGCAGGCTGGCCGACGAAGGCCTGGCCGTACTTCTCGTGTCCAGTGAGGTGCCCGAAGTCCTGGGTCTCGCCGACCGGGTGCTGGTGCTCCGTGAAGGCAGCGTCGTGCACACCGCGGACGCCCGGGAGCTCGACGAGCACCGTGTACTCGATCTTGTGATGGAAGGGAGCCTGACGCCATGA
- a CDS encoding Gfo/Idh/MocA family protein, with the protein MEQSDSRTAPPALGVGMVGYAFMGAAHSQGWRTVGHVFDLPLRPVLAAIAGRDAHAVRAAADKHGWAAAETDWRALIARDDVQLVDICTPGDSHAEIAIAALEAGKHVLCEKPLANSVAEAEAMVAAAEAARSRGQLAMVGFNYRRVPALTFARRLIGDGRLGTLRHVRVSYLQDWLVDPNFPLTWRLQREHAGSGALGDLGAHIVDLAQYLTGEALVGVSAQTETFVKERPRLDGASSGLTASGGTRRGPVTVDDAAVFTGRFSSGALAVFEATRMASGRKNGLRLEVNGEFGSLAFDLERLNELSFHDQREPATTAGFRRIVVTEPEHPYLEGWWPPGHALGYEHTFAHQARDLVEAIASGADPMPSFADGLQVQRVLAAVEESAQKNSVYTPVQAVEAEVR; encoded by the coding sequence ATGGAACAGAGTGACAGTCGGACGGCACCGCCGGCACTCGGCGTGGGCATGGTCGGCTACGCGTTCATGGGCGCCGCGCACTCACAAGGGTGGCGCACCGTAGGGCACGTGTTCGACCTGCCGCTGCGGCCGGTCCTGGCCGCGATCGCCGGCCGCGACGCGCACGCCGTGCGGGCGGCGGCCGACAAGCACGGCTGGGCCGCGGCGGAGACCGACTGGCGTGCCCTCATCGCCCGCGACGACGTGCAACTCGTCGACATCTGCACACCGGGCGACAGCCACGCGGAGATCGCGATCGCGGCGCTGGAGGCGGGCAAGCACGTGCTGTGCGAGAAGCCGCTGGCCAATTCGGTCGCCGAGGCGGAGGCCATGGTCGCGGCCGCCGAAGCGGCCCGTTCGCGTGGGCAGTTGGCCATGGTGGGCTTCAACTACCGGCGTGTGCCGGCCCTCACCTTCGCCCGTCGACTCATCGGCGACGGCAGGCTCGGCACGCTGCGCCATGTGCGGGTCAGCTACCTCCAGGACTGGCTGGTCGACCCCAACTTCCCGCTGACGTGGCGGTTGCAGCGAGAGCACGCGGGGTCGGGGGCGCTCGGCGACCTCGGCGCGCACATCGTGGACCTCGCCCAATACCTGACGGGTGAGGCGCTGGTCGGCGTCTCCGCCCAGACGGAGACCTTCGTCAAGGAGCGCCCCCGCCTCGACGGTGCCTCCTCGGGCCTGACCGCTTCCGGCGGCACCCGGCGCGGGCCGGTGACCGTCGACGACGCTGCCGTCTTCACCGGCCGATTCTCCTCCGGGGCGCTCGCCGTGTTCGAGGCGACCCGGATGGCGTCGGGGCGCAAGAACGGCCTGCGGCTGGAGGTGAACGGCGAGTTCGGTTCGCTCGCCTTCGACCTCGAGCGGCTCAACGAGCTGTCCTTCCACGACCAACGGGAGCCCGCCACCACGGCCGGCTTCCGCAGGATCGTCGTCACCGAGCCCGAGCACCCGTACCTGGAGGGCTGGTGGCCGCCGGGCCACGCGCTCGGCTACGAGCACACCTTCGCCCACCAGGCCCGCGACCTGGTCGAGGCCATCGCGTCCGGCGCCGATCCGATGCCGTCGTTCGCCGACGGTCTGCAGGTGCAGCGGGTGCTCGCCGCGGTGGAGGAGAGCGCGCAGAAGAACTCCGTCTACACCCCCGTCCAGGCCGTCGAGGCCGAAGTCCGGTAG
- a CDS encoding substrate-binding domain-containing protein yields the protein MARTPATSRRALLFGTAAVSAGALLTACTSNEPKNQEQAADNAAPVADDKPGKAVTIGFAGPQADHGWLNAINDNAKSRAKKYSDVTLEITEGSNDTAQQIGQIQTLINKKVDVLVILPADGKALTQVGLQAMRAGIPVINLDRVFASPQAYRCWIGGDNYGMGLNAGHYIGEQLKGKKNAKVVELAGLDNLELTQQRTKGFDDALKNYPNIRKVARQAADFTVESGQAKMAQLLQAQSQFDALWNHDDDQGVGALRAIDQAGRDDFLMVGGAGAKSAMDAIKADNSVLKATVLYPPTMAASAIDLARALGQGKGVGGLAEFEIPSSLTLYSAVVTKDNVDQYLPTGFI from the coding sequence ATGGCAAGAACCCCCGCCACCAGCCGCAGAGCACTGCTGTTCGGCACCGCAGCCGTTTCCGCCGGCGCGCTGCTGACGGCCTGCACCAGCAATGAACCCAAGAACCAGGAACAGGCCGCGGACAACGCCGCCCCGGTCGCGGACGACAAGCCCGGCAAGGCCGTCACCATCGGCTTCGCCGGCCCCCAAGCCGACCACGGCTGGCTCAACGCCATCAACGACAACGCCAAGTCGCGTGCGAAGAAGTACTCCGACGTCACGCTGGAGATCACCGAGGGTTCCAACGACACCGCCCAGCAGATCGGCCAGATCCAGACGCTGATCAACAAGAAGGTCGACGTCCTGGTGATCCTGCCAGCCGACGGCAAGGCCCTCACCCAGGTCGGTCTGCAGGCCATGAGGGCGGGCATCCCCGTCATCAACCTGGACCGCGTCTTCGCCTCCCCGCAGGCGTACCGCTGCTGGATCGGCGGCGACAACTACGGCATGGGCCTCAACGCCGGCCACTACATCGGCGAACAGCTCAAGGGCAAGAAGAACGCCAAGGTCGTCGAACTCGCCGGCCTCGACAACCTGGAACTGACGCAGCAGCGCACCAAGGGCTTCGACGACGCCCTGAAGAACTACCCCAACATCCGCAAGGTCGCGCGCCAGGCGGCCGACTTCACGGTCGAGTCCGGTCAGGCCAAGATGGCCCAACTCCTCCAGGCCCAGTCCCAGTTCGACGCGCTGTGGAACCACGACGACGACCAGGGCGTCGGCGCGTTGCGCGCCATCGACCAGGCCGGCCGCGACGACTTCCTGATGGTCGGCGGCGCGGGTGCCAAGTCCGCGATGGACGCCATCAAGGCCGACAACAGCGTGCTCAAGGCGACTGTCCTGTACCCGCCCACGATGGCCGCCTCCGCCATCGATCTCGCCCGGGCCCTCGGCCAGGGCAAGGGCGTCGGCGGCCTCGCCGAGTTCGAGATCCCGTCCTCGCTGACCCTCTACTCGGCCGTGGTCACCAAGGACAACGTCGACCAGTACCTGCCTACCGGCTTCATCTGA
- a CDS encoding sugar phosphate isomerase/epimerase family protein, producing the protein MPRPFTLFTGQWADLPLEEVCRLARDFGYDGLELACWGDHFEVDKALTDASYLADRHALLEKYGLKCWAISNHLVGQAVCDHPIDERHQGILPARIWGDGEPEGVRRRAAAEIKDTARAAAAFGVDTVVGFTGSSIWHLVAMFPPVPERMIERGYEDFAERWSPILDVFDTEGVRFAHEVHPSEIAYDYWTTKRALQAVDNRPAFGLNFDPSHFVWQDLDPVGFLYDFRDRIYHVDCKEARKRLDGRNGRLGSHLPWGDPRRGWDFVSAGHGDVPWEDVFRMLRSIGYDGPISVEWEDAGMDRLTGAPQALAHLKRFDFDPPSASFDAAFGGGDN; encoded by the coding sequence ATGCCACGCCCGTTCACCCTGTTCACCGGCCAGTGGGCCGATCTGCCGTTGGAGGAGGTCTGCCGTCTGGCCCGCGACTTCGGCTATGACGGCCTCGAACTCGCCTGCTGGGGAGACCACTTCGAGGTCGACAAGGCCCTGACGGACGCGTCGTACCTGGCCGATCGGCATGCCCTGCTGGAGAAGTACGGTCTGAAGTGCTGGGCGATCTCCAACCATCTCGTCGGTCAGGCCGTCTGTGACCACCCCATCGACGAACGACATCAGGGCATCCTGCCCGCCCGCATCTGGGGCGATGGGGAACCGGAGGGCGTACGCCGACGGGCCGCGGCCGAGATCAAGGACACGGCGCGTGCCGCGGCCGCCTTCGGCGTCGACACGGTCGTCGGCTTCACCGGATCGTCCATCTGGCACCTGGTGGCGATGTTCCCGCCAGTACCGGAGAGGATGATCGAGCGCGGCTACGAGGACTTCGCGGAACGCTGGAGCCCGATCCTGGACGTGTTCGACACTGAGGGCGTCCGCTTCGCCCACGAGGTCCATCCGAGCGAGATCGCCTACGACTACTGGACCACCAAGCGGGCACTGCAGGCGGTGGACAACCGGCCGGCCTTCGGGCTCAACTTCGACCCCAGCCACTTCGTCTGGCAGGACCTGGACCCGGTCGGCTTTCTCTACGACTTCCGGGACCGGATCTACCACGTCGACTGCAAGGAGGCCCGCAAGCGTCTGGACGGGCGCAACGGGCGGCTCGGCTCCCATCTGCCCTGGGGCGACCCGCGGCGCGGCTGGGACTTCGTCTCCGCCGGTCACGGCGACGTCCCCTGGGAGGACGTGTTCCGGATGCTGCGCTCCATCGGTTACGACGGGCCGATCTCCGTGGAGTGGGAGGACGCCGGCATGGACCGCCTCACCGGCGCACCACAAGCGCTCGCCCATCTGAAGCGATTCGACTTCGACCCGCCTTCAGCGTCCTTCGACGCCGCCTTCGGAGGCGGCGACAACTAG
- a CDS encoding PQQ-dependent sugar dehydrogenase produces MRNRRIVTLVRAAALTGAIGLLPLPAAQAAKSDPVPPSPSAFQKVTLNDRPGEPMALAVLPDRRVLHTARTGEVRIHDPKSGVNFLAADMKKSPAGLYQHDEEGVQGIAVDPGFAKNHWVYLYYSPRLDTPVDDPATPGVNEGDAPQFGTPADFAKYKGVTRLSRFKLVGNKLDYGTEQKILDVPADRGICCHVGGKIDFDHKGNLFLSTGDDSNPFSSDGYAPVDDRADRNPAYDARRTAGNTNDLRGKVLRIKVKRGGGYVIPDGNLFAPGTTKTRPEIYAMGLRNPFRFGVDDRTGEVYVGDYSPDARNANPGRGPAGQGRWMVIDRPANYGWPFCVTQDQPYQDYDFATQTSSGAFNCAKPVNDSRHNTGRSELPPVEDAEIVYGYEASGEFPELGTGGIGPMGGPAYSYDKRNKAANRWPQYFDGKPLFYEWTRDQMKAITLGKNNEVQKIEDAIPSIKTDGPIDAEFGPDGALYVLEYGTGYFAELPEAQLSRIDFTRGNRTPEPKVAADVTNGTSPLSVQFSSAGTKDADGDALRYAWDFDADGAVDSREANPKHTFDKNGVYDATLKVTDSTGRSASASVPVVVGNKAPVVSLTTDPAPHGGTPFHWGDTVTWQVIVTDDQPVDCSKVTVSFILGHDTHGHPLSSSNGCSGSFKTFVDGGHTGSDNLKAVFNATYKDTPPDGLPSLSGSAEVALTPAD; encoded by the coding sequence GTGCGCAACAGACGGATCGTCACCCTCGTGAGGGCGGCTGCGTTGACCGGAGCCATCGGGCTCCTGCCTCTCCCCGCAGCCCAGGCCGCCAAATCAGACCCCGTACCGCCGTCTCCGTCGGCTTTTCAGAAGGTCACCCTCAACGACCGCCCGGGCGAGCCCATGGCCCTGGCCGTCCTGCCCGACCGGCGCGTGCTGCACACCGCGCGCACCGGAGAGGTCCGCATCCACGACCCCAAGAGCGGCGTGAACTTCCTTGCCGCCGACATGAAGAAGAGCCCCGCAGGGCTCTACCAGCACGACGAAGAGGGCGTGCAGGGCATCGCCGTCGACCCCGGCTTCGCCAAGAACCACTGGGTCTACCTCTACTACTCGCCCCGCCTCGACACCCCCGTGGACGACCCGGCCACCCCAGGCGTCAACGAAGGGGACGCACCGCAGTTCGGCACGCCCGCGGACTTCGCCAAGTACAAGGGCGTCACACGGCTGTCGCGGTTCAAGCTCGTGGGCAACAAGCTCGACTACGGCACCGAGCAGAAGATCCTCGACGTGCCGGCCGACCGCGGCATCTGCTGCCACGTCGGCGGCAAGATCGACTTCGACCACAAGGGCAACCTGTTCCTGTCGACCGGCGACGATTCCAACCCGTTCTCCTCCGACGGCTACGCCCCGGTCGACGACCGCGCTGACCGCAACCCGGCCTACGACGCGCGGCGCACCGCGGGCAACACCAACGACCTGCGCGGCAAGGTCCTGCGCATCAAGGTCAAGCGCGGCGGCGGCTACGTGATACCGGACGGCAACCTCTTCGCGCCGGGCACGACGAAGACCCGCCCCGAGATCTACGCCATGGGTCTGCGCAACCCGTTCCGCTTCGGAGTGGACGACAGGACCGGCGAGGTCTACGTCGGCGACTACTCACCCGACGCCCGCAACGCCAACCCGGGCCGCGGCCCCGCCGGCCAGGGCCGTTGGATGGTCATCGACCGCCCCGCCAACTACGGCTGGCCGTTCTGCGTGACCCAGGACCAGCCGTACCAGGACTACGACTTCGCCACCCAGACCTCCAGCGGCGCGTTCAACTGCGCGAAGCCAGTGAACGACTCGCGCCACAACACCGGCCGCAGCGAGCTGCCCCCGGTCGAGGACGCGGAGATCGTCTACGGCTACGAGGCCTCCGGGGAATTCCCCGAGCTCGGCACGGGCGGCATCGGCCCCATGGGCGGCCCGGCATACAGCTACGACAAGCGGAACAAGGCCGCGAACCGCTGGCCCCAGTACTTCGACGGCAAGCCGCTCTTCTACGAGTGGACCCGCGACCAGATGAAGGCCATCACCCTCGGAAAGAACAACGAGGTCCAGAAGATCGAGGACGCGATCCCCTCGATCAAGACGGACGGCCCGATCGACGCCGAGTTCGGCCCGGACGGCGCGCTGTACGTCCTGGAGTACGGCACGGGGTACTTCGCGGAGCTGCCCGAGGCCCAGCTCTCCCGCATCGACTTCACCCGCGGCAACCGCACCCCGGAGCCCAAGGTCGCCGCGGACGTGACCAACGGCACCAGCCCGCTGTCGGTCCAGTTCTCCAGCGCCGGCACGAAGGACGCCGACGGTGACGCGCTGCGCTACGCCTGGGACTTCGATGCCGACGGGGCCGTGGACTCCAGGGAAGCCAACCCCAAGCACACGTTCGACAAGAACGGCGTCTACGACGCCACGCTGAAGGTCACCGACAGCACCGGGCGCTCGGCCTCCGCGTCCGTTCCCGTCGTGGTCGGCAACAAGGCGCCGGTCGTCTCACTCACCACCGACCCGGCTCCGCACGGCGGCACGCCGTTCCACTGGGGTGACACGGTCACCTGGCAGGTCATCGTCACCGACGACCAGCCGGTGGACTGCTCGAAGGTCACCGTCTCGTTCATCCTCGGCCACGACACGCACGGCCACCCGCTGTCCTCGAGCAACGGCTGCTCCGGCTCGTTCAAGACATTCGTGGACGGCGGTCACACCGGTTCGGACAACCTCAAGGCGGTCTTCAACGCCACCTACAAGGACACGCCCCCGGACGGCCTGCCGTCCCTCTCGGGCAGCGCCGAGGTCGCCCTGACACCGGCCGACTGA
- a CDS encoding sugar phosphate isomerase/epimerase family protein: MTAFNDEGVTDDALRRTLGVSRRRFLSTCTAATAAAIAAPVFGAAPALAQGRSEAAVDDRGRSALVPPHKRGIILYTVRDAIGRDPLASDLPSGFREVFRQLSRFGYRQVEFAGYGQHANAPGGADLGTVQGAKLMRSWLDEYGLRAQGSHGFIPPSWPLTPSDLDTFKRFLEIANILGMEHMGTGADPTNTRYRADWDVAAEKWNTLGAIVRREGIKLYTHNHDSAYDFLLDGGPLDAQGRPTRSSGIRKLEYFLKVTDRKSVYLELDVFWAHVAQYKFHTYTAHDGSQREDVFDPAALVVRNTPRFPLFHAKDGVVNLQSGLGYDMVPFGTGDIDYRKFFTRVGAKNYHNPMVEQDNAPSASVPGQSLEFAKVGYHHLAALRAC, from the coding sequence GTGACCGCGTTCAACGACGAAGGCGTCACCGACGACGCCCTGCGCCGCACACTCGGCGTCAGCCGCCGCCGTTTCCTCAGCACCTGCACGGCCGCCACCGCCGCGGCGATCGCCGCCCCGGTCTTCGGCGCCGCACCCGCCCTTGCGCAGGGCAGATCCGAAGCCGCCGTGGACGACCGGGGGCGTTCCGCTCTGGTCCCGCCGCACAAGCGCGGCATCATCCTCTACACCGTCCGTGATGCGATCGGTCGCGACCCGCTGGCCTCCGACCTGCCCTCCGGGTTCCGCGAGGTGTTCCGGCAGCTGTCGCGCTTCGGCTACCGCCAGGTGGAGTTCGCCGGCTACGGCCAGCACGCCAACGCGCCCGGCGGCGCCGATCTGGGCACTGTCCAGGGCGCGAAGCTCATGCGCTCCTGGCTCGACGAGTACGGGCTGCGGGCGCAAGGCAGCCACGGCTTCATCCCACCATCCTGGCCGCTGACCCCGTCCGACCTGGACACCTTCAAGCGGTTCCTGGAGATCGCCAACATCCTCGGCATGGAGCACATGGGAACCGGCGCCGACCCCACCAACACCCGCTACCGGGCCGACTGGGACGTGGCCGCTGAGAAGTGGAACACCCTGGGCGCCATCGTCCGCCGTGAGGGCATCAAGCTCTACACCCACAATCACGACAGCGCCTACGACTTCCTGCTCGACGGCGGCCCGCTCGACGCCCAGGGCCGGCCGACCCGCAGCTCCGGTATCCGGAAGCTGGAGTACTTCCTGAAGGTGACGGACCGCAAGAGCGTGTATCTGGAGCTGGACGTCTTCTGGGCGCACGTGGCCCAGTACAAGTTCCACACGTACACCGCCCACGACGGCTCGCAGCGTGAGGACGTCTTCGACCCTGCCGCACTCGTGGTCCGCAACACGCCCCGCTTCCCGCTCTTCCACGCGAAGGACGGCGTGGTCAACCTCCAGAGCGGACTGGGCTACGACATGGTGCCGTTCGGCACAGGCGACATCGACTACCGGAAGTTCTTCACCCGGGTGGGTGCGAAGAACTACCACAACCCGATGGTCGAGCAGGACAACGCACCGAGCGCGAGCGTTCCCGGCCAGTCCCTGGAGTTCGCCAAGGTCGGCTACCACCACCTCGCGGCCCTGCGCGCCTGCTAA